A stretch of Blautia liquoris DNA encodes these proteins:
- a CDS encoding Ger(x)C family spore germination protein, translating to MREILKRTGIIGVGMLALFLVGCGGVEPEKRDYPMTLAFGHEDGSNYVIYGMANLNEVTEQGKGEQDTPEVLKIRGESMSEIHEEYAKTQQYYLDLGHVQAVIFDKSLLDDKESYGKIVEEMQGIPEIGKNAYVFRTTRLEEIMITGQEKEDSLGEYLRGMYENHMKIKKKGLTLEDLYYEWNNFGVISKIPTLNVKDGQVVLCEDL from the coding sequence ATGAGAGAGATATTAAAAAGAACGGGAATCATAGGAGTCGGCATGTTAGCCCTGTTTCTTGTCGGCTGTGGGGGTGTCGAGCCTGAAAAGAGAGACTACCCTATGACTCTGGCTTTCGGCCATGAGGATGGCAGTAACTATGTGATCTACGGAATGGCAAATCTGAATGAAGTAACCGAGCAGGGAAAAGGTGAGCAGGATACACCAGAAGTTCTGAAAATAAGAGGAGAGTCCATGAGCGAGATTCATGAAGAATATGCGAAAACACAGCAGTATTATCTGGATCTTGGGCATGTACAGGCGGTGATCTTCGATAAGAGTCTTCTTGATGATAAGGAGTCATATGGAAAGATCGTTGAAGAGATGCAGGGCATACCGGAGATTGGGAAGAATGCCTATGTGTTTCGTACCACCCGGCTGGAAGAGATTATGATAACCGGTCAGGAAAAGGAGGACAGTCTTGGAGAGTATCTGCGAGGAATGTATGAAAATCATATGAAAATTAAAAAAAAGGGCCTTACGCTGGAAGACCTGTATTACGAATGGAATAACTTTGGCGTCATTTCGAAGATTCCGACATTGAATGTAAAAGATGGGCAGGTGGTATTATGCGAAGATCTGTAA
- the murI gene encoding glutamate racemase: MIIDKYAPIGVFDSGVGGLTVVRELMRNLPQENIVYFGDTARVPYGNKSKETVLRYSRQIIRFLETKDVKAIVVACNTASALAMDTIEKEINIPIIGVVIPGVHTALRTTRNNRIGVIATDSTIKSNLYQTLLRSNNSEITVFGKACPLFVPLVEEGWTKDRITYEIACRYLDDVLDKDIDTLIMGCTHYPLMRSLLKKVVGDDVTLVNPAYETSVALKKLLEDLNLQNPGDFVKEKKFQCGRYRFFASDAVERFNTFADTVLPCEVESAELVQIEDF, encoded by the coding sequence ATGATAATAGACAAATATGCGCCAATCGGCGTGTTTGATTCTGGTGTGGGCGGGCTCACGGTGGTGCGTGAACTCATGCGGAATCTTCCTCAGGAGAACATTGTATATTTTGGAGATACCGCCAGGGTTCCCTATGGAAATAAATCGAAGGAGACGGTTTTGCGCTATTCCAGGCAGATTATTCGCTTTCTTGAGACAAAGGATGTGAAGGCGATTGTTGTGGCATGCAATACAGCAAGCGCACTTGCAATGGACACGATTGAAAAGGAAATCAATATTCCGATTATCGGGGTGGTAATTCCGGGAGTTCATACAGCACTTCGGACGACGAGAAACAACAGGATTGGTGTGATAGCGACAGACAGTACGATTAAGAGCAATCTTTATCAGACGCTGCTTCGCAGTAATAACAGCGAAATCACAGTTTTTGGCAAGGCTTGTCCTCTCTTTGTACCCCTTGTAGAAGAGGGATGGACCAAGGATAGGATTACATATGAGATAGCCTGCCGTTATCTGGATGATGTTTTGGATAAAGATATCGATACACTGATTATGGGTTGTACGCATTATCCACTGATGCGTTCGCTTTTGAAAAAGGTAGTCGGTGATGATGTGACACTTGTCAATCCGGCATATGAGACCTCGGTGGCACTGAAAAAGCTGTTAGAGGACCTAAATCTTCAAAATCCCGGTGATTTTGTGAAAGAGAAGAAATTTCAGTGCGGCAGATACCGCTTTTTTGCCAGTGACGCAGTTGAACGATTTAATACATTCGCTGATACGGTGCTCCCCTGCGAAGTGGAATCTGCCGAACTTGTGCAGATTGAGGATTTCTGA
- the spoIIR gene encoding stage II sporulation protein R, which translates to MRRSVITWAAAIFMGIFAAIFAGETQGKEAALQQEIAKEVIRFHVLADSDQVKDQEIKLEVKECLLDHINFLIRDAGSLEETKAILKNNTDYLQREAKKCLKKKGNMDSVTVSYETDHFPVKSYGEYTFPAGQYEALRVKIGRARGHNWWCMLYPSLCFQDSLHPVLKEEKLDQVLSDDAYDSILKTEKPHFTFRWFDLKLPE; encoded by the coding sequence ATGCGAAGATCTGTAATCACCTGGGCGGCGGCCATATTCATGGGCATTTTTGCAGCGATATTTGCAGGAGAAACACAAGGAAAAGAGGCGGCATTGCAGCAGGAAATCGCAAAAGAGGTGATACGTTTCCATGTACTTGCAGACAGCGATCAGGTGAAAGATCAAGAAATAAAATTAGAGGTGAAAGAGTGCCTGCTTGACCATATCAATTTCTTGATCCGTGATGCAGGTTCCCTGGAAGAGACAAAAGCAATCCTAAAAAATAACACCGATTATCTTCAGCGTGAGGCAAAAAAGTGTCTGAAAAAGAAAGGAAACATGGATTCTGTCACTGTGAGTTACGAGACAGATCATTTTCCCGTGAAAAGTTATGGTGAGTATACATTTCCGGCCGGGCAATACGAAGCACTTCGTGTGAAAATTGGCCGTGCTAGGGGCCATAACTGGTGGTGCATGCTTTATCCATCTTTATGTTTTCAGGACTCTCTCCACCCCGTGCTGAAAGAGGAAAAATTGGATCAGGTACTAAGTGACGATGCCTATGACAGCATATTAAAAACAGAAAAGCCGCATTTTACTTTTCGATGGTTTGACTTGAAATTGCCCGAATAA
- a CDS encoding GerAB/ArcD/ProY family transporter, translating into MNQNKKESTASENTGISNRHMKRQLVITFGGALILLLSGEAAGGGRNAILGIVLGYGVLLAYLWILVKNRKEIQDLVVSGNILKWLMRLFYGSFLVLTGSFLLEKTSQITKIYLSANMNQNLVRILILTAAVIGMGSDTRKRARMGEMAFSLIFWGFVLLLILSAVHMRVPDGTQMPPLDARSVFFYGYQYFCVGSITSLYPFAYTKIKGDPNQTWSIGKAWMTLSILFGATVLILLGTYGYPGVKSMELPVLNLMAGTNLPGGFLDRFDIIWMALLLFSLLFSIGSLMFYCVKIFLPENCGLDSEKREGYTRGILVAATLIIWVLSIVNFRGMVIEDVYMRLLKFFYGPLFVIITLLAGFRKKGDQ; encoded by the coding sequence ATGAATCAAAATAAAAAGGAAAGTACAGCATCGGAGAATACAGGGATTTCAAACCGCCATATGAAACGGCAGCTGGTCATCACTTTTGGCGGTGCTCTAATCCTCCTCCTGTCCGGTGAAGCAGCAGGAGGAGGGCGCAATGCGATACTTGGGATTGTACTGGGATATGGCGTGCTTTTGGCATACTTATGGATCCTCGTGAAAAATCGAAAGGAAATACAGGATCTGGTTGTTTCCGGTAACATATTAAAGTGGTTGATGCGTTTATTCTATGGAAGCTTTTTAGTTTTGACAGGGAGCTTTCTTCTTGAGAAAACCAGTCAAATCACAAAAATCTATCTGTCTGCGAATATGAATCAGAATCTTGTTAGGATCCTCATTCTGACAGCTGCTGTCATCGGCATGGGCAGCGATACGAGGAAGAGAGCACGCATGGGGGAGATGGCTTTTTCACTGATTTTCTGGGGTTTTGTTTTGCTTTTAATCCTGTCGGCAGTTCATATGCGGGTTCCGGATGGCACACAGATGCCACCTTTGGATGCCCGATCTGTATTTTTTTATGGGTATCAATATTTTTGCGTCGGAAGCATCACAAGTCTTTATCCTTTTGCGTATACAAAGATAAAAGGTGATCCGAATCAGACGTGGTCAATTGGAAAGGCATGGATGACTTTGAGTATTCTCTTTGGGGCCACAGTTCTGATTCTTCTTGGAACGTATGGATACCCAGGGGTGAAATCTATGGAACTTCCAGTACTAAACTTGATGGCCGGGACGAATCTTCCGGGGGGATTTCTCGATCGGTTTGATATTATCTGGATGGCGCTGCTTTTGTTTTCACTGCTATTTTCTATCGGAAGTCTGATGTTTTACTGTGTAAAGATCTTTCTTCCCGAGAACTGCGGGCTTGATTCTGAGAAAAGGGAAGGTTATACCAGAGGCATTCTTGTAGCGGCGACTTTGATTATATGGGTGTTATCTATAGTGAATTTTCGGGGAATGGTAATAGAGGATGTATATATGCGGCTGTTGAAGTTTTTTTATGGACCACTTTTTGTGATCATCACTTTGCTGGCCGGATTTCGAAAAAAAGGAGATCAGTGA
- a CDS encoding DUF1934 domain-containing protein, which produces MKKDVMISMSGLQYMAGDDLDARPVEVMIPGTYYIKNGKGYLVYDEVMEGFENKTHNIMKFNQEKIELHRKGLIDVQMIFEKNKKNLSLYKTPYGMMNMGIAATDIQVDEQEDAIDVSVDYTLDMNGSYAADCTLSMKIRSRVSD; this is translated from the coding sequence ATGAAAAAAGATGTTATGATCAGTATGTCGGGACTTCAGTATATGGCAGGAGATGATTTGGATGCCCGTCCGGTTGAAGTAATGATACCGGGAACGTATTATATAAAAAACGGAAAAGGTTATCTGGTCTATGATGAGGTCATGGAGGGTTTTGAGAACAAGACCCATAATATCATGAAGTTTAATCAGGAAAAGATTGAACTACATAGAAAAGGGCTGATCGATGTACAGATGATTTTTGAAAAAAACAAGAAAAATCTCTCGCTATACAAAACTCCTTATGGAATGATGAATATGGGAATTGCAGCGACAGACATACAGGTCGATGAACAGGAAGATGCTATAGATGTGTCCGTGGATTATACATTGGATATGAATGGCTCTTATGCCGCAGACTGTACGCTTTCTATGAAGATACGTTCCAGAGTTTCTGATTAA